GGCAGTGTCTTCATCGAAGAAGACCTCATCGCCAACTGTTGAGGTCTTATACCGCCCGTAGAAGGATTCCTGGGCGGCGTTGTCGTAGCAGTTCCCCTTGGCGCTCATGCTTTGTTTGATCCCGAAGCTCTCCAACATGTTCTCATAGTCGTAGCTGGCGTAGGTGCTACCCCGGTCGCTGTGGTGAATGAGGCCCTCGGGCAGCTCGCCGCCTCGGGTCAGGACGGCGCACTGCAGAGCCTGGCAAACCAGCTTTGAATCGTTGCGGGAGGAAACGCTCCAACCGATGATCCGCCGACTGTACAGATCCATCACTGTTGCCAGATAACACCAGCCCCGCTGGACGCGCAGGTAGGTCGTATCGGCTACCCAGACCTGATTGCAGTCGTCCGGCTTTCCGAGTTCGCGCAGCAAGTTGGCGCTGTAGCCGAAGTCGTGCTTGCTGTTGGTGCCAAGGGGCTTGAAGCCCTTCGTTTGTCGACCTTCGATCCCCAGCTCCTTCATCAACCGTAACGTCCGGTCGCGGCCACAGCCGAGATCCTCGTCCTTGAGGTGTTCGTGGATTGGGCGGTGGCCGTAGCGTCCACGGGCTTGCCGGTGCAACTCGGTAATCCGTCCCTTGAGAGCCGCAGCGGTTACTATGACTGGCAGGCTCGCGAGCCTGCCAGTCATAGTAACCGCTGCGGCTCAGTCCGAAACACTCGCACAGCTCGTCTACTCCGTAGCGAGCCTTGTGATCCTCTATAAACCGATAGCGCATCACTCGGGGTTGCTGAAGTAG
The nucleotide sequence above comes from Puniceicoccus vermicola. Encoded proteins:
- a CDS encoding IS3 family transposase, producing the protein MTGRLASLPVIVTAAALKGRITELHRQARGRYGHRPIHEHLKDEDLGCGRDRTLRLMKELGIEGRQTKGFKPLGTNSKHDFGYSANLLRELGKPDDCNQVWVADTTYLRVQRGWCYLATVMDLYSRRIIGWSVSSRNDSKLVCQALQCAVLTRGGELPEGLIHHSDRGSTYASYDYENMLESFGIKQSMSAKGNCYDNAAQESFYGRYKTSTVGDEVFFDEDTARSNAFEYIEVFYNRFRKHSSLGYKSPIQFEEKIAPPMGGNHTSLPACINYN